One Saccharopolyspora erythraea NRRL 2338 genomic region harbors:
- a CDS encoding alpha/beta hydrolase, with amino-acid sequence MLRALLVVGLVVAVVLGLAWAYQRRLIYFPVGRPPPAASVIEGAREVVLSTGDGLRLGAWYVPGRGGAGETAVLVANGNAGERSLRAPLADALARRGLAVLLFDYRGYGGNPGTPSEQGLALDVRAAHRYLVEEAGFGPDRLVYYGESLGAAVVTELAAHSPPRGLVLRSPFTDLAAVGRYHYPYLPVRMLLRDRYPLTTHLAKVRRPVIVVYGTADSVVPAAQSRAVAESVPGATAVAIPGADHNDLALLDGPEIVEAVVKLAGS; translated from the coding sequence GTGTTGCGGGCTCTGCTGGTCGTGGGGTTGGTGGTCGCCGTGGTCCTGGGTCTGGCCTGGGCGTACCAGCGGCGCCTGATCTACTTCCCCGTCGGGCGCCCGCCGCCGGCGGCCTCGGTGATCGAGGGCGCGCGGGAGGTCGTGCTGAGCACCGGCGACGGATTGCGGCTCGGTGCCTGGTACGTCCCGGGCAGGGGAGGCGCCGGCGAGACGGCCGTGCTGGTCGCCAACGGCAACGCGGGGGAGCGGTCCCTGCGGGCACCACTGGCGGACGCACTCGCCCGGCGCGGACTGGCCGTGCTGCTCTTCGACTACCGCGGCTACGGCGGCAACCCCGGCACACCGAGCGAGCAGGGGCTCGCGCTGGACGTCCGCGCCGCGCACCGGTACCTCGTCGAGGAGGCCGGTTTCGGGCCGGACCGGCTGGTCTACTACGGCGAGAGCCTCGGGGCGGCGGTCGTCACCGAGCTCGCCGCGCACAGCCCGCCGCGCGGCCTGGTGCTGCGCTCGCCGTTCACCGACCTCGCCGCCGTCGGCCGGTACCACTACCCGTACCTGCCGGTGCGGATGCTCCTGCGGGACCGCTACCCGCTGACCACGCACCTGGCGAAGGTCCGCAGACCGGTCATCGTCGTCTACGGGACCGCGGACTCGGTCGTGCCAGCCGCGCAGAGCAGAGCCGTCGCGGAGTCCGTGCCCGGAGCGACCGCGGTGGCGATCCCCGGCGCGGACCACAACGACCTGGCACTGCTGGACGGTCCGGAGATCGTCGAGGCCGTCGTCAAGCTCGCGGGTTCGTGA
- a CDS encoding TetR/AcrR family transcriptional regulator, protein MSGRTTRAERVGATRELILTTAERLFAEHGLFAVSNRQVSEAAGQGNNAAVGYHFGTKADLVRAIVRKHTVAVEDLRLRMVEATGDSTDVRDWVACLVHPIAEHLDALGTPTWFARFGAQAMTDPGFRPIMVEEALSAPSLHQVLAGLNGCLPELPADVREERYHMARQLMVHMFAERERALDEGTATPRGSWREAATGLVDAITGMWLAPVTPAAAQR, encoded by the coding sequence ATGAGCGGCAGGACGACGCGGGCAGAGCGGGTCGGCGCGACCCGAGAGCTGATCCTGACCACGGCGGAGCGGCTGTTCGCCGAACACGGCCTCTTCGCGGTGTCCAACCGCCAGGTCAGCGAGGCCGCCGGGCAGGGCAACAACGCCGCCGTGGGCTACCACTTCGGCACGAAGGCCGACCTGGTCCGCGCGATCGTGCGCAAGCACACCGTCGCCGTCGAGGACCTGCGGCTGCGGATGGTCGAGGCCACCGGCGACTCCACCGACGTGCGGGACTGGGTGGCCTGCCTGGTCCACCCGATCGCCGAGCACCTCGACGCGCTGGGCACCCCGACGTGGTTCGCCCGGTTCGGCGCCCAGGCCATGACCGATCCCGGGTTCCGGCCGATCATGGTCGAGGAGGCGCTCAGCGCCCCGTCGCTGCACCAGGTGCTGGCCGGGCTCAACGGATGCCTGCCCGAACTGCCCGCGGACGTCCGGGAGGAGCGCTACCACATGGCGCGCCAGCTGATGGTGCACATGTTCGCCGAACGCGAGCGCGCGCTCGACGAGGGCACCGCGACGCCCCGGGGCAGCTGGCGGGAAGCAGCGACCGGGCTCGTCGACGCGATCACGGGGATGTGGCTGGCACCGGTCACGCCTGCCGCCGCACAACGCTGA
- a CDS encoding GNAT family N-acetyltransferase, with protein sequence MAEEHLTHGWEPDLDAGDSLLRRYVLANADRNAFLATAAGGRHERWPDLAVADPCSPVLFDNAAVLLQPPPYTDLRDAVRRVLGFYPPERHFVLLAAWPTPDLSDAGLHLMGHPPLMLRPAGGTAPPPPPGLRISPVGDRRMLADFVRTLVEGYPMPGAADTVLADEAVLRGPVRLFVGYVDGEPVATSGARLGHGIVDVEWVSTLPSHRRRGIGAALTWAATLVHGTEPAMLISSDDGRAVYESMGYLSLTRLTMRHRPPVDDAQRP encoded by the coding sequence GTGGCCGAAGAGCACCTGACCCACGGATGGGAGCCCGACCTCGACGCGGGCGACTCGCTGCTGCGCCGGTACGTGCTGGCCAACGCCGACCGCAACGCCTTCCTCGCCACCGCCGCGGGCGGCAGGCACGAGCGCTGGCCCGACCTGGCGGTGGCGGACCCGTGCTCACCGGTGCTGTTCGACAACGCGGCCGTGCTGCTCCAGCCACCGCCCTACACCGACCTCCGCGACGCCGTGCGCAGGGTGCTCGGCTTCTACCCGCCGGAGCGCCACTTCGTGCTGCTGGCCGCCTGGCCCACGCCCGACCTGTCGGACGCCGGGCTGCACCTGATGGGCCATCCGCCGCTGATGCTGCGGCCGGCGGGCGGCACCGCGCCCCCGCCACCACCGGGACTGCGCATCAGCCCGGTCGGTGACCGCCGGATGCTCGCGGACTTCGTCCGAACCCTGGTCGAGGGCTACCCGATGCCCGGGGCCGCGGACACCGTCCTCGCCGACGAGGCCGTGCTGCGCGGGCCGGTCCGGCTGTTCGTCGGCTACGTCGACGGCGAGCCGGTCGCCACCTCCGGTGCCCGCCTCGGGCACGGGATCGTCGACGTCGAGTGGGTGAGCACGCTGCCCTCGCACCGCAGGCGGGGCATCGGCGCCGCGCTGACCTGGGCCGCGACTCTCGTGCACGGCACCGAACCGGCGATGCTCATCTCCAGCGACGACGGTCGTGCCGTCTACGAGTCCATGGGCTATCTGAGCCTGACCCGGCTCACCATGCGGCATCGCCCGCCGGTCGACGACGCGCAACGCCCGTGA
- a CDS encoding tautomerase family protein codes for MPMIELTVPSGALTPAGRESVQRELAAVLLHWEGAPDTEFFRAQAWSYLHELPAGAQVTAADDAPRFRVDVTVPQGALSERRKAGLVGDVTAAALRAAGLGQDAAPRVWVLVHEQAEGTWGAGGSVIRYADLVALAGEAKSGA; via the coding sequence ATGCCGATGATCGAGTTGACCGTTCCCTCCGGCGCCCTCACTCCCGCCGGACGCGAAAGCGTCCAGCGGGAGCTCGCGGCCGTGCTGCTGCACTGGGAGGGCGCGCCGGACACCGAGTTCTTCCGCGCCCAGGCGTGGAGCTACCTGCACGAGCTGCCCGCGGGAGCGCAGGTCACCGCCGCCGACGACGCGCCCCGGTTCCGCGTGGACGTCACCGTGCCGCAGGGAGCCCTGTCGGAGCGCCGGAAGGCCGGACTGGTCGGCGACGTGACCGCGGCAGCGCTGCGGGCAGCCGGACTCGGCCAGGACGCCGCACCGCGGGTGTGGGTGCTCGTCCACGAGCAGGCCGAGGGCACTTGGGGCGCGGGCGGGTCGGTCATCCGCTACGCCGACCTGGTCGCCCTGGCCGGGGAGGCGAAGTCCGGTGCGTGA
- a CDS encoding MmcQ/YjbR family DNA-binding protein, which yields MGVPDARFLRMVDGLADVERAQARDYTSFSVHGKRFGYYWPRTSTVGLKQTLAEQIALVSERPEVFEVQFTAGGFGWVVVYLAKIDADELTELLYEAWRLSAPEPLVEEHPYPA from the coding sequence ATGGGTGTGCCGGACGCCAGGTTCCTGCGGATGGTCGACGGGCTCGCTGACGTCGAGCGCGCACAGGCGCGCGACTACACGTCGTTCAGCGTGCACGGCAAGCGGTTCGGCTACTACTGGCCGCGGACGAGCACGGTGGGGCTCAAGCAGACGCTCGCCGAGCAGATCGCGCTGGTCTCCGAGCGGCCGGAGGTCTTCGAGGTCCAGTTCACCGCGGGAGGATTCGGCTGGGTCGTGGTGTACCTGGCGAAGATCGACGCCGACGAGCTCACCGAACTGCTCTACGAGGCGTGGCGCCTGTCGGCCCCCGAACCGCTCGTCGAGGAACACCCGTACCCGGCTTAG
- a CDS encoding PucR family transcriptional regulator has protein sequence MAPTIADLLAQPSLELEVLAGGGHLDRHLRWAHVSELRDPTPWLRGGELVLTTGLELPGDAEGQRDYVRRLAARGCVGLGFAEERRELPGPVLDAAVEHDLPLLAVRGATPFIAVVEAVAQLHAEERLRVVRRVIDVQERAARAALRSGPDGILRELARGIDGSVLLTDPHGRVVGEPRSTRTDSRGTGDERSPGGWQADVPAAVRRRSRRSQSSMAWDDGDRTVLVQSLGLSGAPIGWLATASAVDRNQHRLLTNHAAVLLSIEMLGMRAGRSELHEQRAAVFAAFLDGGDARLAQLCGLPDGPYEVLVVRPGAVEVLRDAVVDEPALVCAHAGGAVVVLPDSTPRLGPELLQRAARQLGGELRAGACTAAGTRQLPSAVEWAAGLVSDERQYVHAEDVSATALLRDAIEPAGLARFADAVLGDLRAHDERNGTDLVGSARAYVEHNAGMEAAAASLGIHRNTLRTRLRTVERVTRRSLSDPRQREELRLALTLPELLPPGRE, from the coding sequence GTGGCCCCGACGATCGCGGACCTGCTCGCGCAGCCTTCCCTCGAGCTGGAAGTCCTCGCCGGTGGCGGACATCTGGACCGGCACCTGCGCTGGGCGCACGTCAGCGAGCTGCGCGATCCGACGCCCTGGCTGCGGGGTGGTGAGCTGGTGCTGACCACCGGGCTGGAGCTGCCCGGCGATGCCGAGGGCCAGCGCGACTACGTCCGCCGCCTGGCCGCGCGCGGGTGCGTGGGGCTCGGCTTCGCCGAGGAGCGCCGGGAGCTGCCCGGGCCGGTCCTGGACGCGGCCGTCGAGCACGATCTGCCGCTGCTGGCCGTGCGGGGCGCGACGCCGTTCATCGCGGTCGTGGAGGCCGTCGCGCAACTGCACGCCGAGGAGCGGCTGCGGGTGGTGCGCCGGGTGATCGACGTCCAGGAACGGGCGGCCCGCGCGGCGCTGCGGTCGGGACCGGACGGCATCCTGCGCGAGCTGGCGCGCGGGATCGACGGCTCGGTGCTGCTGACCGATCCGCACGGCAGGGTCGTCGGTGAGCCCCGGAGCACGAGGACCGACTCGCGGGGCACCGGGGACGAGCGGTCGCCGGGGGGCTGGCAGGCCGACGTGCCTGCCGCCGTGCGGCGCCGGAGTCGCCGCTCGCAGAGCTCCATGGCCTGGGACGACGGCGACCGTACCGTCCTGGTGCAGAGCCTCGGTCTCTCCGGCGCCCCGATCGGCTGGCTGGCGACGGCCTCGGCGGTGGACCGCAACCAGCACCGGCTGCTGACCAACCACGCCGCGGTGCTGCTGAGCATCGAGATGCTGGGGATGCGCGCCGGGCGCTCCGAGCTGCACGAGCAGCGGGCCGCCGTCTTCGCCGCTTTCCTCGACGGCGGCGATGCCCGGCTCGCGCAGCTGTGCGGGCTGCCGGACGGCCCCTACGAAGTCCTCGTCGTCCGCCCGGGCGCGGTCGAGGTGCTGCGCGACGCCGTGGTGGACGAGCCCGCACTGGTCTGCGCGCACGCCGGTGGCGCGGTCGTGGTCCTGCCGGACTCCACGCCCAGGCTCGGGCCGGAGCTGCTCCAGCGCGCCGCGCGCCAGCTCGGCGGCGAACTGCGGGCGGGCGCGTGCACGGCGGCCGGAACGCGGCAGTTGCCCTCGGCGGTCGAGTGGGCCGCCGGCCTGGTCAGCGACGAGCGGCAGTACGTGCACGCCGAGGACGTCAGCGCCACCGCACTGCTGCGCGACGCGATCGAGCCGGCCGGCCTGGCCCGCTTCGCCGACGCGGTGCTCGGCGACCTCCGCGCCCACGACGAGCGCAACGGCACCGACCTGGTCGGCTCCGCCCGCGCCTACGTCGAACACAACGCGGGTATGGAAGCGGCGGCCGCGTCCCTCGGGATCCACCGCAACACGCTGCGCACCCGGCTGCGGACCGTGGAGCGCGTCACCCGCCGTTCGCTGAGCGATCCGCGCCAGCGCGAGGAGCTCCGGCTCGCGCTCACCCTCCCCGAACTGCTTCCGCCCGGCCGGGAGTGA
- a CDS encoding zinc-dependent alcohol dehydrogenase, whose protein sequence is MPERVRELRFERAGKLSWHERAAPALRDPADALVRPFVVGRCDGDTVPIHRPVSRAMQAGMALGLIDPVVGAICGSVPFRGPFAIGHECVAEITALGSEVANLRVGQRVVVPWAVSCGSCPRCRRGLTSKCAETSGSGPLAAYGFGPASGPWAGMAADEFRVPNAEHMLVPVPAGVPAARVAAASDNLADAWRCVVPALSEREGASVLVLGGGAKSIGLYAAGLAVAHGAGVVDYLDDDPERRLIAESFGARARPLRTAAGGYDVVVEATSRAGGVRRAVRAVAPGGVCHAVGYYLSTGTRVPLMRMYADDVTLHLGVSHARAVLPDLLDFLRRTGFPAERVTTLTADWDDAPTAYAARTTKLVLSRAPLDSRAQEP, encoded by the coding sequence ATGCCTGAGCGCGTCCGCGAGCTCCGCTTCGAGCGCGCCGGCAAGCTGAGCTGGCACGAACGCGCGGCCCCTGCGCTGCGGGACCCCGCGGACGCGCTGGTGCGGCCCTTCGTCGTGGGCCGCTGCGACGGCGACACCGTCCCGATCCACCGCCCGGTATCGCGGGCGATGCAGGCCGGGATGGCACTCGGCCTGATCGACCCGGTGGTGGGTGCCATCTGCGGCAGCGTCCCGTTCCGCGGTCCGTTCGCGATCGGCCACGAGTGCGTCGCGGAGATCACCGCGCTCGGCTCCGAGGTGGCGAACCTGCGTGTGGGCCAACGGGTCGTGGTGCCGTGGGCGGTGTCCTGCGGGTCCTGCCCGCGATGCCGTCGCGGCCTGACGTCGAAGTGCGCGGAGACCTCCGGCTCCGGTCCGCTGGCCGCCTACGGGTTCGGCCCGGCCAGCGGACCGTGGGCAGGCATGGCCGCCGACGAGTTCCGCGTCCCGAACGCCGAGCACATGCTCGTGCCGGTACCGGCCGGAGTCCCCGCGGCGCGGGTCGCCGCGGCGAGCGACAACCTCGCCGACGCCTGGCGCTGCGTCGTTCCCGCGCTCTCCGAGCGCGAAGGCGCATCGGTGCTCGTGCTCGGCGGCGGCGCCAAGAGCATCGGGCTCTACGCCGCGGGACTCGCGGTCGCCCACGGCGCCGGAGTCGTCGACTACCTCGACGACGACCCGGAACGCAGGTTGATCGCCGAGTCCTTCGGCGCCCGGGCCCGACCGCTGCGCACCGCGGCCGGAGGCTACGACGTCGTGGTCGAGGCGACCTCGCGCGCCGGCGGCGTGCGCAGGGCCGTGCGCGCCGTGGCACCCGGCGGTGTGTGCCACGCGGTCGGCTACTACCTGTCTACCGGTACCCGGGTGCCGTTGATGCGCATGTACGCCGACGACGTGACGCTGCACCTGGGGGTTTCGCACGCCCGCGCCGTGCTGCCCGACCTGCTGGACTTCCTGCGGCGCACCGGGTTCCCGGCCGAACGGGTCACCACGCTCACCGCCGACTGGGACGACGCCCCGACCGCCTACGCGGCCAGGACGACCAAGCTGGTGTTGAGCCGGGCGCCGCTGGATTCCCGTGCGCAGGAGCCGTGA
- a CDS encoding amidohydrolase, whose protein sequence is MNEVLLHHGKVLTMEPGQPTADAVLVRDNRIAAVGADAHAQASPQARRIDAGGRTVLPGFIDPHNHLLSTAESLASVDARYPVVRDAADLVAAVAAQAAGTPEGQWIRAFGMDDAKYTRRPTRHLLDEATDRHPVIVYHVSGHQAAVNSAALTWRGIGADVADPRGGRFLRDEAGRLTGMVTDSAMELLLPVAVDIGCHGPNFHTDLPAEHLLGWLSDAAPHYLAAGLTTIADPQVSARELRIYRAARAAGTLPVRTVAMPLSHQLDALSSIGLAGPFGDDWLNLGAMKFYADGTLLGGTAMFSEPYGEHGQFTGSLYWQPDELRSLVERAGRAGWQVAIHTQGDRAMGFAVDAVAAAVRAFGDDARPRIEHCGHPTAEHVRRFADLGVIPVNQPNFLHDSGGDFRRRLGDRAHRLQPMRDEIDAGLRPVLSSDSFVSSFRPMHTVANAVRRRTREGQDIGADQAVTPAEALRAHTIDAAFALRMEDRIGSLRPGKLADVVVLDRDVEAADVEDLSEAGAWLTMLDGGIVHDPGPRDR, encoded by the coding sequence GTGAACGAAGTGCTGCTGCACCACGGCAAGGTCCTGACGATGGAGCCGGGCCAGCCGACCGCCGACGCCGTTCTGGTGCGCGACAACAGGATCGCGGCCGTCGGAGCCGACGCCCACGCGCAGGCGAGCCCGCAGGCCCGGAGGATCGACGCGGGCGGGCGGACCGTGCTGCCCGGTTTCATCGACCCGCACAACCACCTGCTGTCCACCGCGGAGTCGCTGGCCTCGGTCGACGCCCGCTATCCCGTGGTGCGCGACGCGGCCGACCTGGTCGCCGCCGTCGCCGCCCAGGCTGCCGGCACCCCGGAAGGGCAGTGGATCCGCGCGTTCGGCATGGACGACGCGAAGTACACCCGCCGCCCGACCCGGCACCTGCTCGACGAGGCCACCGACCGGCATCCGGTCATCGTCTACCACGTCTCGGGCCACCAGGCCGCGGTGAACTCCGCCGCCCTGACCTGGCGCGGCATCGGCGCCGACGTCGCCGACCCGCGCGGCGGCCGGTTCCTGCGCGACGAGGCGGGCAGGCTCACCGGCATGGTCACCGACTCGGCCATGGAGCTGCTGCTGCCGGTCGCGGTGGACATCGGCTGCCACGGCCCCAACTTCCACACCGACCTGCCCGCCGAGCACCTGCTGGGCTGGCTGTCCGATGCCGCGCCGCACTACCTGGCCGCCGGGCTGACCACCATCGCCGACCCGCAGGTCTCGGCCCGCGAGCTGCGGATCTACCGCGCCGCGCGGGCAGCGGGGACGCTGCCGGTGCGCACCGTCGCGATGCCGCTGTCGCACCAGCTCGACGCGCTGTCGTCCATCGGGCTGGCCGGACCGTTCGGCGACGACTGGCTCAACCTCGGTGCGATGAAGTTCTACGCCGACGGCACCCTGCTGGGCGGCACCGCGATGTTCAGCGAGCCCTACGGCGAGCACGGCCAGTTCACCGGCAGCCTGTACTGGCAGCCCGACGAGCTCCGCTCGCTGGTCGAGCGCGCGGGCCGGGCGGGCTGGCAGGTCGCCATCCACACCCAGGGCGACCGGGCGATGGGCTTCGCCGTCGACGCGGTCGCCGCGGCGGTCCGCGCCTTCGGCGACGACGCCAGGCCGCGCATCGAGCACTGCGGCCACCCCACCGCCGAACACGTCCGCCGCTTCGCCGACCTCGGCGTCATCCCGGTCAACCAGCCGAACTTCCTGCACGACAGCGGCGGCGACTTCCGCCGCAGGCTCGGCGACCGGGCGCACCGGCTGCAGCCGATGCGCGACGAGATCGACGCCGGGCTGCGCCCGGTGCTCTCCAGCGACTCGTTCGTCTCCAGCTTCCGGCCGATGCACACCGTGGCCAACGCGGTGCGCCGCCGGACGCGGGAGGGCCAGGACATCGGCGCCGACCAGGCGGTCACGCCGGCCGAGGCGCTGCGCGCCCACACGATCGACGCCGCGTTCGCGCTGCGCATGGAGGACCGAATCGGATCACTGCGGCCGGGCAAGCTCGCCGACGTCGTGGTGCTCGACCGCGACGTCGAGGCCGCCGACGTCGAGGACCTCTCCGAGGCCGGTGCCTGGCTCACCATGCTCGACGGTGGGATCGTGCACGACCCGGGCCCGCGAGACCGCTGA
- a CDS encoding MFS transporter, producing the protein MAANPHVTSPPAASPRKAAAAAFVGTTIEWYDFYVYATAASLVFGRLFFPAGTTPLVGVMASFATYAVGFFARPLGGLVFGHFGDRVGRKSALVVTLLMMGVATFAVGLLPTYAAAGVLAPALLVLLRFVQGLAVGGEWGGAVLMAVEHAPESRRTFYGSFAQLGNPSGALLATGFFSVMSGFGDEALLSWGWRVPFLASAVLVLVGLVIRLKVAESPVFTEVSRSAPAELPVRQALRSSWRGLLLGIGALPVAVGGYYVVTTFLLAYATTELAVEEQLLLNALSVAAAVELVSTVLVSWFGDRVGARRVVIAGLAGVALLAAPQFLVLDGGGTAMIFLVIAVMRLVMAATYGPMSAILAEMFPPAARYTSISLAYQVAGAIFGGLSPLACTALLAATGSVLPVVALLIAMCALSTACLLKAPRHTDTP; encoded by the coding sequence ATGGCCGCCAACCCACACGTCACCAGCCCGCCCGCCGCGAGCCCTCGGAAGGCGGCGGCCGCGGCGTTCGTCGGGACCACCATCGAGTGGTACGACTTCTACGTCTACGCCACCGCGGCGAGCCTGGTCTTCGGCCGCCTGTTCTTCCCCGCCGGCACCACCCCGCTGGTCGGCGTGATGGCCTCGTTCGCCACCTACGCGGTCGGCTTCTTCGCCCGGCCGCTGGGCGGGCTGGTCTTCGGCCACTTCGGCGACCGGGTCGGCCGCAAGTCGGCCCTGGTGGTGACGCTGCTGATGATGGGCGTGGCGACCTTCGCCGTGGGGCTGCTGCCGACCTACGCGGCGGCCGGCGTGCTGGCCCCGGCGCTGCTGGTGCTGCTGCGGTTCGTGCAGGGGCTCGCCGTCGGCGGTGAGTGGGGCGGCGCGGTGCTGATGGCCGTCGAGCACGCCCCCGAGAGCAGGCGGACCTTCTACGGTTCCTTCGCCCAGCTCGGCAACCCCTCGGGCGCGCTGCTGGCGACCGGGTTCTTCAGCGTGATGAGCGGCTTCGGCGACGAGGCGCTGCTGTCCTGGGGCTGGCGGGTGCCGTTCCTGGCCTCGGCGGTGCTGGTGCTGGTCGGTCTGGTGATCCGGCTGAAGGTGGCCGAGTCGCCGGTGTTCACCGAGGTGAGCCGGTCCGCGCCCGCGGAGCTGCCGGTGCGCCAGGCGCTGCGCTCGTCGTGGCGGGGCCTGCTGCTGGGCATCGGCGCGCTACCGGTCGCGGTCGGCGGCTACTACGTGGTGACGACGTTCCTGCTGGCGTATGCGACCACCGAGCTGGCCGTCGAGGAGCAGTTGCTGCTCAACGCGCTGTCGGTCGCGGCGGCCGTCGAGCTGGTGTCCACGGTCTTGGTCTCGTGGTTCGGGGACCGGGTCGGCGCGCGCCGGGTCGTCATCGCCGGACTGGCCGGGGTGGCGCTGCTGGCCGCTCCGCAGTTCCTGGTCCTCGACGGCGGCGGCACCGCGATGATCTTCCTGGTGATCGCGGTGATGCGGCTGGTGATGGCCGCGACCTACGGCCCGATGTCGGCGATCCTGGCCGAGATGTTCCCGCCCGCGGCCCGCTACACCAGCATCTCGCTGGCCTACCAGGTCGCGGGCGCGATCTTCGGCGGGCTCTCGCCGCTGGCCTGCACCGCGCTGCTGGCGGCCACCGGCAGCGTCCTGCCCGTCGTGGCCCTGCTGATCGCCATGTGCGCCCTGAGCACCGCCTGCCTGCTCAAAGCCCCGCGCCACACCGACACCCCGTGA
- a CDS encoding zinc-dependent alcohol dehydrogenase has translation MRELTYVARHSAEWREVADPVIESGDDAVVAPVAATPCDVDSAILAGHGPIAPPFAIGHECVARVVEVGDSVRGVAPGDLVVVPWTICCGQCEPCRGGLSAHCASVPHMAMFGAPIGGSWGGLFSDLVRVPWAEAMLVPLPTGPDPVAMASASDNWSLAWRLVAPHLRARQGARVLVVARGSIGLYVCDIARALGAGDVLYVDPDPAHRALAEQYGARTAEEIEPVRHGFDLAVEATGRVDQLALALRSLSPEGFCESAGNHFRPGELPLFDMYLTGVTMRIARDNVRVHIPDALELAASGRVDPGRVVSDVLDWERLPEALPQRHLKPVFVRDLPQADDA, from the coding sequence GTGCGTGAGCTCACCTACGTCGCCAGGCACAGCGCGGAGTGGCGGGAGGTCGCCGACCCGGTGATCGAGTCCGGCGACGACGCGGTCGTGGCACCGGTCGCGGCCACGCCATGCGACGTCGACTCCGCGATCCTGGCAGGCCACGGCCCCATCGCCCCGCCGTTCGCCATCGGGCACGAGTGCGTCGCCCGCGTCGTGGAGGTGGGCGACTCCGTCCGCGGGGTCGCACCTGGCGACCTGGTCGTGGTGCCGTGGACCATCTGCTGCGGGCAGTGCGAGCCCTGCCGCGGCGGCCTCTCGGCACATTGCGCCTCGGTGCCGCACATGGCGATGTTCGGCGCGCCGATCGGCGGGAGCTGGGGCGGGCTGTTCTCCGACCTGGTGCGGGTGCCGTGGGCGGAGGCGATGCTGGTGCCGCTGCCCACCGGCCCCGACCCGGTCGCGATGGCCTCGGCCAGCGACAACTGGTCGCTGGCGTGGCGGCTGGTCGCCCCGCACCTGCGGGCGCGCCAAGGCGCGCGGGTGCTGGTCGTCGCCCGCGGCAGCATCGGCCTCTACGTCTGCGACATCGCGCGGGCGCTGGGCGCGGGCGACGTGCTCTACGTCGATCCGGACCCCGCTCACCGGGCTCTCGCCGAGCAGTACGGGGCGCGCACCGCCGAGGAGATCGAGCCGGTCCGCCACGGTTTCGACCTGGCGGTGGAGGCCACCGGCAGGGTGGACCAGCTCGCGCTCGCCCTGAGGTCGCTGTCGCCGGAGGGGTTCTGCGAGAGCGCGGGCAACCACTTCCGCCCCGGCGAACTGCCGCTGTTCGACATGTACCTCACCGGCGTCACGATGCGCATCGCCCGCGACAACGTCCGCGTCCACATCCCCGACGCCCTCGAGCTCGCCGCTTCCGGACGCGTCGACCCCGGCCGGGTCGTGTCCGACGTGCTGGACTGGGAGCGGCTGCCGGAGGCCTTGCCGCAACGCCACCTCAAGCCGGTCTTCGTCCGCGACCTGCCGCAGGCCGACGATGCCTGA
- a CDS encoding TetR/AcrR family transcriptional regulator, with protein sequence MSASSQQPRLQLVAGAADMIRRRGLNATSIREVAKHAQAPLGSTYHYFPGGKRQLAGEAVRFAGETVSELLRKNLDAGPVEGLRALLDLWREILTGTDFQAGCPVLAVSVEEQDDEGAEVRAAAAEVFGGWESLLADSLRQHGCDAERAPQLATLVVSAFEGAVVMCRAQRSTRALDHVGERLEALIAAEV encoded by the coding sequence ATGTCCGCGTCGAGTCAGCAGCCGCGCCTGCAACTGGTCGCCGGAGCCGCCGACATGATCCGCAGGCGCGGGCTCAACGCCACCAGCATCCGCGAGGTGGCCAAGCACGCGCAGGCGCCGCTGGGATCGACCTACCACTACTTCCCCGGCGGGAAGCGGCAACTGGCGGGCGAGGCGGTCCGGTTCGCGGGGGAGACCGTTTCGGAGTTGCTGCGCAAGAACCTCGACGCCGGACCGGTCGAAGGTCTGCGGGCGTTGCTGGACCTCTGGCGCGAGATCCTGACCGGCACCGATTTCCAGGCGGGCTGCCCGGTGCTGGCGGTGTCGGTCGAGGAGCAGGACGACGAGGGCGCGGAGGTGCGCGCGGCGGCGGCCGAGGTCTTCGGCGGCTGGGAGTCGTTGCTGGCCGACTCGCTGCGGCAGCACGGATGCGACGCGGAGCGCGCCCCGCAGCTCGCGACCCTCGTCGTCTCCGCGTTCGAGGGCGCTGTCGTCATGTGCCGTGCGCAGCGCAGCACGCGAGCGCTCGACCACGTCGGCGAACGGCTCGAAGCGCTGATCGCGGCCGAGGTCTGA